One Natronomonas moolapensis 8.8.11 genomic region harbors:
- a CDS encoding PHP domain-containing protein produces the protein MLSVELHAHSELSYDGRDPVELLLEQAEAVGLDALAVTDHDEIDASLAAAASAEEYGLVGIPGMEVSSAAGHVLALGVEELVPAGLSYDATLDRIAALGGIAVVPHPFQSSRHGVAAHITRGQLAAADAIEVYNSRLFTGRANRQAERFAADRELPMTAGSDAHIAEMVGQAVTEVDAYHRSAEGVLDAIREGRTSVVGKRTPWFISVQQFGGGVRRRLASMWPW, from the coding sequence GTGTTGTCGGTCGAGCTTCACGCACACTCGGAGTTGTCCTACGACGGGCGCGACCCGGTCGAGTTGCTTTTAGAGCAGGCCGAGGCGGTCGGACTCGACGCGCTCGCGGTCACCGACCACGACGAAATCGACGCCTCGTTGGCGGCGGCGGCGAGCGCCGAGGAGTACGGTCTCGTCGGCATTCCTGGCATGGAGGTATCCAGCGCCGCCGGCCACGTGTTGGCCCTCGGCGTCGAGGAGCTCGTGCCGGCGGGATTGAGCTACGATGCGACGCTCGATCGGATCGCTGCCCTCGGCGGGATCGCCGTGGTACCGCACCCGTTTCAGTCCTCGAGACACGGCGTCGCCGCCCACATCACCCGCGGGCAGCTCGCCGCGGCCGACGCGATCGAGGTGTACAACTCCCGGCTGTTCACCGGGCGGGCTAACCGCCAGGCCGAGCGCTTCGCCGCGGACCGCGAGCTCCCGATGACCGCCGGTAGCGACGCCCACATCGCCGAGATGGTCGGGCAAGCGGTCACGGAGGTCGACGCCTACCACCGGAGCGCGGAGGGCGTCCTCGACGCCATCCGCGAGGGACGGACGAGCGTCGTCGGCAAACGGACCCCGTGGTTCATAAGCGTCCAACAGTTCGGCGGTGGCGTCAGGCGCCGACTGGCGTCGATGTGGCCGTGGTGA
- a CDS encoding asparagine synthase C-terminal domain-containing protein yields MDGATPETVRAAIASGTALSGADGFAGGIDGRLVRDVLGRYPLFSAADDPATWSFDPTDLADPDPVPAGHARDASGDTELWTLPDPKPCADGERAVAAVRDAVVRSVDAVPGSPPIAFSGGLDSSILAARIGGPLYVGGFEGSHDVAAARSAADALGRTLRVVEFSHADIERGIPEVAAATGRTNPMDIQIALPLYLVAEAAAADGHDRLALGQGADELFGGYAKIAKAPGDHRVEADTVRGAARETVRTLPRQLERDVLALRAAGVEPVVPLLADRVVGAALRLPGEWLVDGDERKVALRRAADFLPAALRAREKKAVQYGSLLAREFDRLARQAGFKKRMDDHLGQYVESLRPE; encoded by the coding sequence ATCGACGGCGCGACCCCCGAGACGGTCCGGGCGGCCATCGCGTCCGGGACGGCGCTTTCGGGGGCCGACGGCTTCGCGGGCGGGATCGACGGACGGCTCGTCCGGGACGTCCTCGGGCGGTATCCGCTGTTCTCGGCGGCCGACGACCCGGCGACGTGGAGTTTCGACCCGACCGACCTCGCCGACCCCGACCCGGTGCCGGCGGGCCACGCCCGCGACGCCTCGGGGGATACCGAACTGTGGACGCTGCCCGACCCGAAACCCTGCGCGGACGGCGAGCGTGCCGTCGCGGCCGTCCGGGACGCAGTTGTGCGTTCCGTCGACGCCGTCCCCGGATCGCCGCCGATCGCCTTCTCCGGCGGACTCGACTCCTCGATTCTCGCGGCGCGGATCGGGGGACCGCTGTACGTCGGGGGCTTCGAGGGCAGCCACGACGTTGCGGCCGCGCGCTCGGCCGCCGACGCGCTCGGACGAACGCTCCGGGTCGTCGAGTTCAGCCACGCCGACATCGAGCGCGGGATCCCCGAGGTCGCCGCGGCGACGGGGCGGACGAACCCGATGGACATCCAGATCGCGCTCCCGTTGTATCTGGTCGCCGAGGCCGCCGCCGCCGACGGCCACGACCGGCTCGCGCTCGGGCAAGGTGCCGACGAGCTATTCGGCGGCTACGCGAAGATCGCCAAGGCCCCGGGGGACCACCGCGTCGAGGCCGACACGGTCCGGGGGGCGGCCCGCGAGACGGTCCGGACGCTGCCCCGACAGCTCGAACGGGACGTGCTGGCGCTTCGGGCCGCCGGGGTCGAGCCTGTCGTCCCGCTGCTCGCCGACCGCGTCGTCGGGGCGGCGCTCCGGCTGCCCGGCGAGTGGCTCGTCGACGGCGACGAACGAAAGGTCGCGCTCAGGCGGGCCGCCGACTTCCTCCCGGCAGCGCTCCGTGCTCGCGAAAAAAAGGCCGTCCAGTACGGCAGCCTCCTCGCCAGGGAGTTCGACCGCCTCGCTCGACAGGCCGGATTCAAAAAGCGGATGGACGACCACCTCGGTCAGTACGTCGAGTCGCTCCGGCCGGAGTGA
- a CDS encoding transcription initiation factor IIB, translating to MTDSTVRRRRTERENESAAEESNESERTENEREAGEDESELVCPECGGRLTADSEHGETVCTECGLVVEEDEIDRGPEWRAFDSAEKDQKSRVGAPTTNMMHDKGLSTNIGWQDKDAYGNSLGSRQRQKMQRLRKWNERFRTRDSKERNLKQALGEIDRMASALGLPENVRETASVIYRRALDDNLLPGRSIEGVSTAALYAAAKQAGTPRSLDEVAGVSRVEKSEIARTYRYVVRELGLEIAPADPKSYVPRFASDLDLSEEAERRARQLLDGARDAGVHSGKSPVGLAAAAVYAASLLTNEKVTQNAVSEVADISEVTIRNRYHELLEVEQDAGR from the coding sequence ATGACCGACTCTACTGTCAGACGGCGACGAACGGAACGCGAGAACGAATCAGCGGCGGAGGAGAGCAACGAGAGCGAACGCACCGAAAACGAACGCGAGGCGGGCGAGGACGAATCGGAGCTGGTCTGTCCGGAGTGCGGCGGCCGACTCACCGCCGATTCGGAGCACGGCGAGACGGTCTGTACCGAGTGTGGACTCGTCGTCGAGGAGGACGAGATCGACCGCGGGCCGGAGTGGCGCGCCTTCGACAGCGCCGAGAAGGACCAGAAATCCCGCGTCGGCGCCCCCACCACGAACATGATGCACGACAAGGGGCTCTCCACCAACATCGGCTGGCAGGACAAAGACGCCTACGGGAACTCGCTGGGATCGAGACAGCGCCAGAAGATGCAGCGACTCCGCAAGTGGAACGAGCGCTTCCGCACGCGGGACTCCAAAGAGCGCAACCTCAAACAGGCCCTCGGCGAAATCGACCGCATGGCCTCCGCGCTCGGCCTCCCCGAAAACGTCCGCGAAACCGCCTCCGTCATCTACCGCCGCGCGCTCGACGACAACCTCCTCCCCGGACGCTCCATCGAAGGCGTCTCCACCGCCGCGCTGTACGCCGCCGCAAAGCAGGCCGGAACGCCGCGCAGCCTCGACGAGGTCGCGGGCGTCTCCCGCGTCGAAAAGAGCGAAATCGCCCGCACCTACCGCTACGTCGTCCGCGAACTCGGCCTCGAAATCGCGCCCGCCGATCCGAAGAGCTACGTGCCGCGCTTCGCCAGCGACCTCGATCTCTCCGAGGAGGCCGAACGCCGCGCGCGCCAGCTGCTCGACGGGGCCCGCGACGCCGGCGTCCACTCGGGGAAGTCGCCGGTGGGGCTGGCGGCCGCCGCGGTGTACGCCGCTTCGCTGCTCACCAACGAGAAAGTCACCCAGAACGCCGTCAGCGAGGTCGCGGACATCTCCGAGGTCACCATCCGCAACCGCTATCACGAACTGCTCGAAGTCGAACAGGACGCCGGGCGGTGA
- a CDS encoding helix-turn-helix domain-containing protein: protein MQQGLEREILETLASGNRRSVAGLAEALGRHPVTVDRQCYDLQTDGYIAIASIGGTYRLTAKGRERLDDA, encoded by the coding sequence ATGCAGCAGGGCCTCGAACGGGAAATCCTGGAGACGCTCGCCTCGGGAAACCGGCGGTCGGTCGCCGGGCTCGCCGAGGCGCTCGGCCGACATCCCGTCACAGTCGACCGACAGTGCTATGACCTCCAGACCGACGGGTACATCGCAATCGCCTCCATCGGCGGCACGTACCGGCTGACCGCCAAGGGCCGCGAGCGCCTCGACGACGCGTGA
- the gatC gene encoding Asp-tRNA(Asn)/Glu-tRNA(Gln) amidotransferase subunit GatC: MTVDDEEVRHVAQLARIDLDDEEVERFTGQFAEILEHFEALDDVPEVDPSPELANVMRPDEVESGLTQEEALRNAPETEDGYFKGPSVS, encoded by the coding sequence ATGACTGTCGACGACGAGGAGGTCCGCCACGTCGCCCAGCTCGCGCGGATCGACCTCGACGACGAGGAGGTCGAACGGTTCACCGGCCAGTTCGCCGAGATCCTCGAACACTTCGAGGCGCTCGACGACGTCCCCGAGGTCGATCCCAGCCCCGAATTGGCGAACGTGATGCGCCCCGACGAAGTCGAGTCGGGACTCACCCAAGAGGAGGCGCTGCGAAACGCCCCTGAGACGGAGGACGGCTACTTCAAGGGGCCGAGCGTTTCATGA
- the gatA gene encoding Asp-tRNA(Asn)/Glu-tRNA(Gln) amidotransferase subunit GatA: MSHNAFITETHIEGDDDGPLAGRTVAVKDNISTDGVETTCGSAALEGYVPPYDATVVERLRDAGATIVGKTNMDEFGMGTTTETSAFGPVENPAAEGRVPGGSSGGSAAAVASGEADLALGSDTGGSVRCPAAFCGVVGIKPTYGLVSRYGLVAYANSLEQIGPLAPTVEAAAELLEVLAGPDPNDATTREPPADVDTDYAAAADGDVSGLTVGIPTELLEGADEGVRAVFEDAIDDLESKGATTETVSLPSVETAVQAYYVIAMSEASSNLARFDGVRYGRSGEGDDGDNWNESFAAAREIGFGEEVKRRVLLGTYALSAGYHDKYYKKAQDARAWVKQDFEEAFESVDVLASPTMPVPPFERGESLEDPLQMYLADANTVPINLANLPAISVPAGETDEGPVGLQLVGPAFREATLVRAGSALE; this comes from the coding sequence ATGAGCCACAACGCGTTCATTACCGAGACGCACATCGAGGGCGATGACGACGGTCCCCTCGCCGGTCGAACCGTCGCCGTCAAGGACAATATCTCCACGGACGGGGTCGAGACGACCTGTGGATCGGCGGCCCTCGAGGGGTATGTCCCACCGTACGATGCGACCGTCGTCGAACGGCTGAGGGACGCGGGCGCGACGATCGTCGGCAAGACGAACATGGACGAGTTCGGGATGGGGACGACCACGGAGACCTCGGCGTTCGGTCCCGTCGAGAACCCCGCCGCCGAGGGCCGCGTCCCCGGCGGCTCCTCTGGCGGAAGCGCCGCCGCCGTCGCGTCCGGCGAGGCCGACCTGGCTTTGGGGTCGGACACGGGCGGCTCCGTGCGGTGTCCGGCCGCCTTCTGTGGCGTCGTCGGTATCAAACCCACCTACGGGCTGGTCTCGAGGTACGGCCTCGTGGCGTACGCGAACTCGCTGGAACAGATCGGCCCGCTGGCGCCGACCGTCGAGGCGGCGGCCGAACTGCTTGAGGTACTCGCCGGCCCGGACCCGAACGACGCGACGACGCGGGAACCGCCGGCCGACGTCGACACCGACTACGCCGCCGCCGCCGACGGCGACGTCTCGGGACTCACCGTGGGTATTCCGACCGAACTGCTCGAGGGCGCCGACGAGGGCGTCCGGGCGGTCTTCGAGGACGCGATCGACGACCTCGAGTCGAAGGGGGCGACGACCGAGACGGTCTCGTTGCCCTCCGTCGAAACCGCGGTGCAGGCGTACTACGTCATCGCGATGTCGGAGGCGTCCTCGAATCTCGCGCGCTTCGACGGCGTGCGGTACGGGCGTTCGGGCGAGGGCGACGACGGGGACAACTGGAACGAGTCCTTCGCGGCCGCCCGCGAGATCGGGTTCGGCGAGGAGGTCAAACGCCGCGTCCTGCTCGGCACCTACGCCCTCTCGGCGGGTTATCACGACAAGTACTACAAGAAGGCCCAAGACGCCCGCGCGTGGGTCAAACAGGACTTCGAGGAGGCCTTCGAGTCCGTCGACGTCCTCGCTTCGCCGACGATGCCGGTCCCGCCGTTCGAGCGCGGCGAGAGCCTCGAGGACCCCCTACAGATGTATCTGGCCGACGCGAACACCGTCCCGATCAACCTGGCGAACCTGCCGGCGATCTCGGTCCCGGCGGGCGAAACCGACGAGGGGCCGGTCGGCCTCCAGTTGGTCGGCCCCGCCTTCAGGGAAGCGACGCTCGTCCGCGCTGGGTCGGCGCTGGAGTGA
- a CDS encoding CPBP family intramembrane glutamic endopeptidase: MSIRSRIPGSLLAVGVAFGLAALAYGGGNAAAYAVARGLGLFGIDPTPRQGFVLSVLTLQLVFFTGVSLLYLRYRGLTPADIGVRAPTLEGWIVLGVGFVSMIVLWLVGSIGSFVVGQRLGIEREPQAIFDVAQQDPLIFVMLGVFSLLIVGPTEELLFRGIIQTRLRETFGVAAGITLATALFAVIHLAGFGSIEAGLLGVSVLFFVGFVLALSYEYTGNLVVVALMHGLFNATQAAMGYLGVRYGDPDAVAAAIGLLLL; this comes from the coding sequence ATGTCCATCCGCTCACGGATCCCCGGCTCTCTCCTCGCGGTCGGCGTGGCGTTCGGGCTCGCGGCGCTCGCCTACGGCGGCGGGAACGCCGCAGCTTACGCCGTCGCGCGCGGGTTGGGGCTTTTCGGTATCGATCCCACGCCCAGACAGGGCTTCGTCCTTTCGGTCCTCACGCTCCAGTTGGTCTTTTTCACCGGCGTCTCGCTGCTGTATCTCCGCTATCGCGGGCTGACGCCCGCCGACATCGGCGTCCGCGCGCCGACGCTGGAGGGGTGGATCGTCCTCGGCGTCGGCTTCGTCTCGATGATCGTCCTCTGGCTCGTCGGCTCGATCGGCAGTTTCGTCGTGGGCCAGCGCCTCGGCATCGAGCGCGAACCCCAGGCCATCTTCGACGTGGCCCAACAGGACCCGCTCATTTTCGTCATGCTGGGCGTGTTTTCGCTCCTGATCGTCGGGCCCACCGAGGAGTTGCTGTTCCGCGGGATCATCCAGACCCGTCTCCGGGAGACGTTCGGCGTCGCCGCCGGGATCACGCTCGCGACGGCGCTGTTCGCGGTCATCCACCTCGCCGGGTTCGGCAGCATCGAGGCCGGACTGCTCGGCGTGTCAGTGCTGTTTTTCGTCGGCTTCGTGCTGGCGCTGTCCTACGAGTACACGGGCAACCTCGTCGTGGTCGCGCTCATGCACGGCCTCTTCAACGCGACGCAGGCGGCGATGGGGTATCTCGGCGTCCGGTACGGCGACCCCGACGCGGTGGCTGCCGCGATCGGGCTGCTTCTGTTATAG
- a CDS encoding DUF7858 family protein, whose amino-acid sequence MTLSEIAAGLEVTTEQRERGVVETDGTDAPLAERLTEFEARLPCCPGRAAAVVDAYTEGASVGRAAAVADVPRTTAAKVLYLLGEPIDPLTPTAKRVLEDWLAGEISRTEARTLAGLGDREFALGAYVATHDPIDGADAVVLGAASTAHPDPLVDARGDPDDLI is encoded by the coding sequence ATGACGCTGTCGGAGATCGCTGCGGGGCTGGAAGTCACGACGGAACAGCGCGAGCGCGGCGTCGTCGAGACCGACGGAACCGACGCCCCGCTCGCCGAGCGGCTGACCGAGTTCGAGGCGCGGCTTCCCTGCTGTCCCGGGCGCGCGGCCGCGGTCGTCGACGCTTACACCGAGGGAGCGAGCGTGGGCCGTGCCGCCGCCGTCGCGGACGTCCCACGGACGACGGCGGCGAAGGTGCTGTACCTGCTGGGCGAACCGATCGACCCGCTGACCCCGACGGCAAAACGGGTGCTAGAGGACTGGCTCGCCGGCGAAATATCGCGCACGGAGGCCCGGACGCTGGCGGGTCTCGGCGACCGGGAGTTCGCCCTCGGCGCGTACGTCGCCACCCACGACCCGATCGACGGTGCCGACGCGGTGGTCCTCGGGGCAGCCTCAACGGCGCACCCGGACCCGCTCGTGGACGCCAGAGGCGACCCCGACGATCTCATCTGA
- a CDS encoding chromosome partitioning protein ParA yields MSETVAFVGAAGGVGTTRVTLECGRLLADDGADTAILDAAYGTQGLSDRVAGRIDPDITALCLSETPLEEGLIDLPGERAGRLSVCPAHASFERLARAKRPAAAERFGELIEAAARRFECVLVDTPPVATNPAVAAATEAGSVAVVCDGERAASAVPRTADRLADIGIDDSTTLLTRTSAHPDADVAVPELGSETPAGAPDSPARDALADAVEVLTGIPVERPESTGLFGNVSLR; encoded by the coding sequence ATGTCCGAAACGGTCGCGTTCGTCGGCGCCGCCGGCGGGGTCGGGACGACGCGGGTGACGCTCGAGTGTGGACGGCTTCTGGCCGACGACGGGGCCGACACCGCGATCCTTGACGCCGCCTACGGCACGCAGGGGCTCTCCGATCGGGTCGCTGGCCGGATCGACCCCGACATAACGGCGCTGTGTCTGTCAGAGACGCCGCTCGAGGAGGGCTTGATCGACCTCCCCGGCGAGCGGGCGGGGCGGCTCTCCGTCTGTCCCGCCCACGCGTCCTTCGAGCGCCTCGCGCGCGCGAAACGGCCGGCGGCTGCCGAGCGATTCGGAGAGCTGATCGAGGCGGCGGCGCGGCGCTTCGAGTGCGTCCTCGTCGACACCCCACCGGTGGCGACGAACCCGGCCGTCGCGGCGGCCACCGAAGCCGGGTCCGTCGCCGTCGTCTGTGACGGCGAGCGAGCGGCGTCGGCCGTGCCGCGGACGGCGGATCGACTGGCGGACATCGGGATCGACGACTCGACGACGCTGCTCACGCGGACGTCGGCGCACCCGGACGCCGACGTGGCGGTCCCGGAACTCGGCTCCGAGACGCCGGCGGGCGCGCCCGATTCACCCGCCCGCGACGCGCTCGCCGACGCGGTCGAAGTGCTGACCGGGATCCCCGTCGAGCGGCCGGAGTCGACGGGGTTGTTCGGAAACGTCTCTCTCAGATGA
- a CDS encoding HIT family protein: MSEPTIFERIIDGDVPGHVVHETETVAAFLDANPLTPGHTLVVPKEPYSRLRDAPQDVSTDVFEAVRMLSPAIEDAVDADATTVGINDGTAAGQEVPHLHVHVVPRFEGDDGGPIHAAVGSFADLDDGEIAGIASDIETQLG, translated from the coding sequence ATGTCTGAGCCGACCATCTTCGAGCGCATCATCGACGGTGACGTCCCCGGACACGTCGTCCACGAGACGGAGACCGTCGCGGCGTTTCTCGACGCGAACCCCCTCACGCCGGGACATACCCTCGTCGTGCCGAAGGAGCCCTACAGCAGACTCCGGGACGCCCCCCAGGACGTCTCGACCGACGTCTTCGAGGCCGTCCGAATGCTCTCGCCCGCCATCGAGGACGCCGTCGACGCCGACGCCACGACGGTCGGCATCAACGACGGTACCGCGGCCGGACAGGAGGTTCCGCACCTGCACGTCCACGTCGTTCCCCGCTTCGAGGGCGACGACGGTGGCCCGATCCACGCGGCCGTCGGCTCGTTCGCCGACCTCGACGACGGCGAAATCGCCGGCATCGCCTCGGATATCGAGACGCAACTCGGCTGA
- a CDS encoding DUF7331 family protein, protein MSNAPADADEPARQSAEPPETPLDTERYAHLSLDNGEIVIYDREDPEMWLQSDVVVEIGA, encoded by the coding sequence ATGAGTAACGCACCCGCGGACGCGGACGAACCAGCCCGCCAATCGGCCGAACCGCCCGAGACGCCGCTCGACACCGAGCGATACGCCCACCTCTCTCTCGACAACGGCGAGATCGTGATCTACGACCGGGAGGACCCCGAGATGTGGCTGCAATCGGACGTGGTCGTCGAGATCGGCGCGTAG
- a CDS encoding rhomboid family intramembrane serine protease: MATCDVCGKDENMPYNCRHCGGTYCSEHRLPENHDCPGLERWNDPDGVFDSGFDDSVRGGGQGGRGGRGSRGGTAGSGGLLGRIGLDAGPGGPLGYFRNNLSYLFLAIAVVVFGLQYVLAPLLGIRLPSAGVDPGTTTWGQIFTLTTAHPEYVWTWVVSVFSHGGPSHLLFNAIALYFFGPIVERQVGSRKFAALFLASGVLAGLGQVGVGLVTGEQVAVLGASGALMAIMGVLAVTSPDLKVLLFFFIPMSIRTLTVLFAAFSIFAFVADGGILSGVAHFAHLVGLVIGLWYGNRIKDRIGRGPKQLNLGPGRGPGGPGGPGRFP, from the coding sequence ATGGCGACGTGTGACGTCTGTGGCAAAGACGAGAACATGCCGTACAACTGCCGGCACTGCGGCGGGACCTACTGCAGCGAACACCGGCTTCCCGAGAACCACGACTGCCCCGGCCTCGAACGCTGGAACGATCCCGACGGCGTCTTCGACAGCGGCTTCGACGACTCGGTTCGCGGCGGCGGACAGGGGGGCCGCGGCGGTCGCGGCAGTCGAGGCGGAACCGCCGGTTCGGGCGGCCTTCTCGGCCGGATCGGACTCGACGCCGGTCCCGGCGGCCCGCTCGGGTACTTTCGGAACAACCTCTCGTATCTCTTCCTCGCGATCGCCGTCGTCGTCTTCGGCCTCCAGTACGTCCTCGCACCGCTTTTGGGGATCCGCCTGCCGTCGGCAGGTGTCGATCCCGGCACCACGACCTGGGGACAGATCTTCACGCTCACGACCGCCCACCCCGAGTACGTCTGGACGTGGGTCGTCTCGGTCTTCTCTCACGGCGGGCCGAGCCACCTGCTTTTCAACGCCATCGCGCTGTACTTCTTCGGGCCGATCGTCGAGCGGCAGGTCGGCTCCCGGAAGTTCGCTGCCCTCTTTCTCGCCAGCGGCGTCCTCGCCGGCCTCGGGCAGGTCGGCGTCGGCTTGGTGACCGGCGAACAGGTGGCTGTCTTGGGCGCCTCCGGCGCGCTGATGGCGATCATGGGCGTGTTGGCAGTCACTTCCCCGGATTTGAAAGTCCTGCTGTTCTTTTTTATTCCGATGTCGATCCGGACGCTGACGGTGCTTTTCGCGGCCTTCTCGATCTTCGCGTTCGTCGCCGACGGCGGTATCCTCAGCGGGGTCGCCCACTTCGCCCACCTCGTCGGCCTCGTGATCGGGCTGTGGTACGGCAACCGGATCAAAGACCGCATCGGCCGCGGGCCGAAACAGCTGAACCTCGGGCCGGGACGGGGACCGGGTGGCCCCGGCGGCCCGGGTCGGTTCCCGTAG
- a CDS encoding endonuclease V: MDVAAERFRPTRPGSREAMERLQAEIAAEATFEDAAGVTPADVHSGDALVAGVDQAFLDDRAVSAVVVLRGGEVIARESAVTPLSMPYVPGLLAFREGEPIVAALEALDVDPDLLVLDGSGRIHYREAGLAAHVGVCFDVPAVGVAKSLLCGRPRRATDALEAGERVPIEADDSMSAPEETVVGHAYQSRQYPDSTRINPLYVSPGHRLAAGTATDLVAACGGEYKLPRPTRLADRYADELKTGR; encoded by the coding sequence ATGGACGTCGCCGCCGAGCGGTTCCGGCCGACCCGCCCCGGCTCCCGCGAGGCGATGGAGCGGTTGCAGGCCGAAATCGCGGCCGAGGCGACGTTCGAGGACGCCGCCGGGGTCACGCCCGCAGACGTCCACTCCGGCGACGCACTCGTCGCCGGGGTCGACCAGGCGTTTCTCGACGACCGGGCCGTCTCTGCCGTCGTCGTCCTCCGCGGCGGGGAAGTGATCGCCCGCGAGAGCGCCGTCACGCCGCTGTCGATGCCGTACGTGCCGGGGCTGCTCGCCTTCCGTGAGGGCGAACCGATCGTCGCGGCGCTCGAGGCCCTCGACGTCGATCCGGACCTGCTCGTCCTCGACGGCAGCGGCCGGATACACTATCGCGAGGCCGGGCTCGCGGCCCACGTCGGCGTCTGCTTCGACGTCCCCGCCGTCGGCGTCGCAAAGAGCCTCCTCTGTGGCCGACCTAGGCGAGCGACGGACGCGCTCGAGGCGGGCGAGCGCGTCCCGATCGAAGCCGACGACTCGATGAGCGCCCCGGAGGAGACCGTCGTCGGGCACGCCTACCAGAGCCGACAGTACCCCGACTCGACGAGGATCAACCCCCTCTACGTCTCGCCGGGGCACCGCCTCGCCGCCGGGACGGCGACCGATCTCGTGGCCGCCTGCGGCGGCGAGTACAAACTCCCCCGGCCGACGCGGCTGGCCGACCGGTACGCCGACGAACTGAAAACCGGGCGGTGA
- a CDS encoding SDR family oxidoreductase: MSNRTVLITGCSSGIGRAAAYAFLDEEWRVYATARNPADIETLGEAGCDIGTIDVRNDEDVRRVVDRVVDEEGRIDALVNNAGYGQHGPLEDIDDDLFEKQFDVNVFGPHRLVRAALPHMRERGDGTVVNVSSLAGRIAAPGMGAYSASKHAVEGYSDSLRRELEPLGIDVSVVQPGPVETAFRDRVDDELRRLDRTDAYEDLYAFQEDATLLGGDSPVAVHPAEVAEAIVEAAVSTDPEPRYVVGRAAGLLAYARFLPDPVVDGLFGVIRRFGS; this comes from the coding sequence ATGAGCAATCGGACGGTACTGATAACGGGCTGTTCGTCCGGCATCGGCCGGGCCGCCGCGTACGCGTTCTTGGACGAGGAATGGCGGGTCTACGCCACCGCGCGCAACCCCGCCGATATCGAGACGCTCGGCGAGGCCGGCTGCGACATCGGCACCATCGACGTCCGCAACGACGAGGACGTCCGTCGGGTCGTCGACCGGGTCGTCGACGAGGAGGGACGCATCGACGCCCTCGTGAACAACGCCGGCTACGGTCAACACGGTCCCCTCGAGGACATCGACGACGACCTGTTCGAAAAGCAGTTCGACGTGAACGTTTTCGGCCCGCACCGACTCGTCCGGGCGGCGCTCCCGCACATGCGCGAACGCGGGGACGGCACGGTCGTCAACGTCTCCTCGCTGGCCGGCCGGATCGCCGCGCCGGGGATGGGGGCGTACTCGGCGTCGAAACACGCCGTCGAAGGGTACAGCGACTCGCTGCGGCGCGAACTCGAACCACTCGGGATCGACGTCAGCGTCGTCCAGCCGGGGCCCGTCGAGACGGCCTTCCGCGACCGGGTCGACGACGAGTTGCGCCGGCTCGACCGGACCGACGCCTACGAGGACCTCTACGCGTTCCAGGAGGACGCGACCCTGCTCGGCGGCGACAGCCCTGTCGCCGTCCACCCCGCCGAGGTCGCGGAAGCGATCGTCGAGGCGGCGGTCTCGACCGACCCCGAACCGCGGTACGTCGTCGGCCGCGCCGCAGGGCTGCTCGCCTACGCGAGGTTCCTCCCCGATCCGGTCGTCGACGGGCTGTTCGGCGTGATCCGGCGATTCGGCTCCTGA